One Rhodoferax ferrireducens T118 DNA segment encodes these proteins:
- the serB gene encoding phosphoserine phosphatase SerB: MHPTAIAPGLIIQGFAPPLRLSDFKLIAFDMDSTLINIECVDEIADAVGRKREVAAITEAAMRGEITDYKESLRQRVALLQGVTEVQMNQIYQERMQFNPGAAELVAACKAAGLKVLLVSGGFTHFTDRVAQRLGIDYTRSNVLQIENGVLTGRMVDQPWGDICDGAEKRKMLLETCALLGIAPKQAIAVGDGANDLPMMREAGLSVAFHAKSAVRELANVSIESGGLDRLLELFQP; this comes from the coding sequence ATGCACCCTACTGCCATCGCCCCCGGGCTGATCATTCAAGGCTTTGCCCCACCGCTGCGTTTGAGCGACTTCAAACTGATCGCCTTCGACATGGACTCCACACTCATCAACATCGAGTGTGTGGATGAAATTGCAGACGCGGTCGGGCGCAAGCGAGAAGTCGCCGCCATCACCGAAGCGGCCATGCGGGGTGAGATCACCGACTACAAAGAGAGCCTGCGCCAGCGCGTGGCGCTGCTCCAGGGGGTGACCGAAGTGCAGATGAACCAGATTTATCAGGAACGGATGCAGTTCAACCCCGGTGCTGCCGAGCTGGTCGCGGCCTGCAAGGCAGCCGGGCTCAAAGTGCTGCTGGTCTCGGGCGGATTCACCCACTTTACCGACCGCGTGGCGCAGCGCCTGGGCATTGACTACACCCGCTCCAATGTGCTGCAGATTGAGAACGGCGTCCTCACCGGCCGCATGGTCGATCAGCCCTGGGGCGACATTTGTGATGGTGCTGAAAAGCGCAAGATGCTGCTCGAAACCTGCGCCCTGCTGGGTATTGCGCCCAAGCAGGCGATTGCCGTGGGCGACGGCGCCAACGACCTGCCGATGATGCGTGAGGCGGGTTTGTCAGTGGCGTTTCACGCCAAATCTGCCGTGCGCGAGCTCGCCAATGTGTCCATCGAGTCAGGCGGGCTGGACCGCCTGCTTGAGCTGTTCCAGCCCTGA
- a CDS encoding O-acetylhomoserine aminocarboxypropyltransferase/cysteine synthase family protein, producing the protein MKIETLAVHGGYTPEPTTKAVAVPIYQTVAFAFDDTQHGADLFDLKVAGNIYSRIMNPTCGVLEARVAAMEGGIGALAVASGMSAIAYAIQTITEAGDNIVSASTLYGGTYNLFAHTFPQMGIEVRFADYRDPASFAKLIDARTKAVYCETIGNPLGNITDLAALATVAHAHGVPLIVDNTVASPYLCRPFEIGADIVVHSLTKYLGGHGTTIGGIIVDSGKFPWAEHKERFKRLNEPDVSYHGVVYTEALGAAAYIGRARVVPLRNMGAALSALAAFQILQGIETLALRMDRICDNALRIAQHLQAHAKVGWVNYAGLPDSADHALVQKYLGGRASGIITFGLKASDSLAAGARFQDALKLFTRLVNIGDAKSLACHPASTTHRQLNAEELAKAGVKPDMVRLSIGIEHIDDLLDDLDQALAAV; encoded by the coding sequence ATGAAAATCGAAACCCTGGCCGTCCACGGCGGCTACACGCCCGAGCCCACCACCAAAGCGGTGGCCGTGCCCATTTACCAAACCGTGGCCTTCGCGTTTGACGACACCCAGCATGGTGCCGATTTGTTTGACCTGAAGGTCGCGGGCAACATCTACAGCCGCATCATGAACCCGACTTGCGGCGTGTTGGAGGCGCGCGTGGCAGCCATGGAAGGCGGCATTGGTGCACTGGCAGTGGCCTCGGGCATGTCGGCGATTGCCTATGCGATTCAGACCATCACCGAGGCGGGCGACAACATCGTGTCGGCCTCCACCTTGTACGGCGGCACCTACAACCTGTTTGCCCACACCTTCCCGCAAATGGGCATCGAGGTGCGCTTTGCCGATTACCGCGACCCGGCCTCCTTCGCCAAGCTGATCGACGCGCGCACCAAGGCGGTCTACTGCGAAACCATTGGCAACCCGCTGGGCAACATCACCGACCTGGCCGCGCTCGCCACTGTCGCCCATGCCCACGGCGTGCCCTTGATTGTGGACAACACGGTCGCCAGCCCGTACCTGTGCCGCCCGTTCGAGATTGGCGCCGACATCGTGGTGCATTCGCTGACCAAATACCTGGGCGGCCACGGCACCACCATTGGCGGCATCATTGTGGATTCAGGCAAGTTCCCGTGGGCCGAGCACAAGGAGCGCTTCAAGCGCCTGAACGAGCCCGATGTGAGCTACCACGGCGTCGTCTATACCGAGGCGCTGGGCGCTGCCGCCTACATTGGCCGCGCCCGCGTGGTGCCGCTGCGCAACATGGGCGCCGCTTTGAGCGCGCTGGCTGCCTTCCAGATTCTGCAGGGCATCGAAACGCTGGCCTTGCGCATGGACCGCATCTGCGACAACGCCCTGCGCATCGCCCAGCACCTGCAGGCGCACGCCAAGGTGGGCTGGGTCAACTACGCCGGGCTGCCCGATTCAGCGGACCACGCGCTGGTTCAAAAGTACCTGGGTGGTCGCGCCTCGGGCATCATCACCTTTGGCCTCAAGGCCAGCGACAGCCTGGCGGCCGGTGCGCGCTTTCAGGACGCGCTCAAACTGTTCACCCGGCTGGTCAACATTGGCGATGCCAAGTCCTTGGCCTGCCACCCGGCCAGCACCACGCACCGCCAACTCAACGCCGAAGAATTGGCCAAAGCGGGCGTGAAACCCGACATGGTGCGTCTGTCAATCGGCATTGAGCACATTGACGACCTGCTGGACGACCTGGACCAGGCGCTGGCAGCGGTTTGA
- a CDS encoding TrpB-like pyridoxal phosphate-dependent enzyme — MSKQTKFLLNEDQMPKFWYNLQADLPKPMPAVLHPGTLQPVGPDDLAPLFPMALIMQEVSQEREIEIPEPVRDVFRLWRPAPLFRAHRLEKALGTPAKIYYKYEGGSPAGSHKPNTAVPQAFYNQEAGIKRLVTETGAGQWGSSLAFAGSLYGLEVEVFQVRVSYDQKPYRRALMETYGARCVASPSHETVYGRSVLAKNPNHPGSLGIAISEAVELAVQREDTKYALGSVLNHVLLHQTIIGQEAMLQMQMANDWPDVVVGCAGGGSNLAGIAFPFIGHGLRGGQKPRIVAVEPAACPTLTRGKYAYDFGDTGHMTPLTKMYTLGSQFTPPGFHAGGLRYHGMAPLVSHCKALGLLEAVAYDQVACFEAGVLFARNEGIVPAPESNHAIKGAIEEAMRCKREGKAETILFCLSGHGHFDMTSYQKYFAGELTDEHYDETELALALASLPNVPETV, encoded by the coding sequence ATGAGCAAGCAGACCAAGTTTCTTTTGAACGAAGACCAGATGCCAAAATTTTGGTACAACCTGCAGGCCGATTTGCCCAAGCCGATGCCAGCCGTGCTGCATCCGGGCACCCTGCAGCCAGTCGGGCCCGATGACCTGGCACCCTTGTTCCCCATGGCGCTGATCATGCAGGAGGTGAGCCAGGAGCGCGAGATCGAGATTCCTGAGCCGGTGCGCGATGTGTTTCGGCTGTGGCGGCCAGCACCGCTGTTTCGCGCCCACCGCCTTGAAAAAGCGCTCGGCACGCCGGCCAAGATTTATTACAAATACGAGGGTGGCAGCCCGGCGGGTAGCCACAAGCCCAACACCGCCGTGCCGCAGGCGTTCTACAACCAAGAGGCCGGCATCAAGCGGCTGGTGACCGAAACCGGGGCCGGCCAGTGGGGCTCCTCGCTGGCCTTTGCCGGCTCGCTCTACGGCCTGGAAGTTGAAGTGTTTCAGGTGCGTGTGTCGTACGACCAAAAACCGTATCGGCGCGCCTTGATGGAAACCTATGGTGCGCGTTGTGTCGCCTCACCCTCCCATGAGACGGTGTATGGCCGCTCCGTGCTGGCCAAGAACCCGAACCATCCGGGCAGCCTGGGCATTGCGATCTCGGAAGCGGTGGAGCTCGCCGTGCAGCGCGAGGACACCAAATACGCGCTCGGCTCGGTGCTCAACCATGTGCTGTTGCACCAGACCATCATCGGGCAAGAGGCCATGCTGCAGATGCAAATGGCCAATGACTGGCCCGATGTGGTGGTGGGTTGTGCCGGCGGCGGCTCCAATCTGGCGGGCATTGCTTTTCCCTTCATCGGGCACGGCTTGCGAGGTGGCCAGAAACCACGCATCGTGGCGGTTGAACCGGCGGCTTGCCCCACGCTGACGCGCGGCAAATACGCCTACGACTTTGGCGACACCGGGCACATGACACCTTTGACCAAGATGTACACGCTGGGCAGTCAGTTCACGCCGCCGGGCTTTCATGCGGGCGGCCTGCGCTACCACGGCATGGCACCCCTGGTGTCGCATTGCAAGGCCTTGGGGCTGTTAGAGGCGGTGGCCTATGACCAGGTGGCGTGTTTTGAAGCCGGCGTGCTGTTTGCGCGCAACGAGGGTATCGTGCCCGCGCCCGAGTCCAACCACGCGATCAAGGGCGCGATTGAAGAGGCCATGCGCTGCAAGCGCGAGGGCAAGGCAGAGACCATCCTGTTTTGCCTGAGTGGGCACGGTCATTTCGACATGACGTCCTACCAGAAGTACTTTGCCGGTGAGTTGACCGACGAGCATTACGACGAGACCGAGTTGGCGCTGGCGCTGGCCAGTTTGCCGAACGTGCCGGAAACGGTGTGA
- a CDS encoding alkaline phosphatase D family protein, whose protein sequence is MTPLESRTRRQLLQLIGAGAAIWSLPRSAWSQPRLHQNPFTLGVASGSPTHDSVVLWTRLHTSQSSLPGVSDGPGHAAVPVRWELAHDEQFSRLVQSGQSLASRELAHSVHVEVAGLDADRWYFYRFKVGDFVSPVGRTRTVPRPEAQVARLRLAYASCQKWEDGYFTAWRHMREESLDLVLFLGDYIYEYPALTSRVRVPSGGWVLTLDDYRQRYALYKGEADLQAMHAACPWLLTWDDHEVQNDYAGLQAGHSSAADPSAASQFLARRAAAYQAWYEHMPVRASALTQGLAGLATGAELRIYSRLSYGQLASLYLLDGRQYKDPQTCTPGGGVGSGMVNPADCPPWNDAARSLLGRAQERWLYDEFSKPHAHESGWNVLGQPTLFGQRDLKPGPGQTLWNDGWDGYPAARTRLTDALRQHAVANLVILGGDVHENWVGHVKADYADPNSASVGVEFCGTSISSRSGGNAKTAQRLAENPHFVFADALRKGYGVVEFTKAQLTTTLRVVDDVTRQDTKIETLARFTVQAGRPVVERA, encoded by the coding sequence ATGACCCCGCTTGAATCCCGGACGCGCCGGCAGTTGTTGCAGTTGATCGGCGCCGGTGCTGCCATCTGGAGTCTGCCGCGCAGCGCCTGGAGCCAGCCGCGCTTGCACCAAAACCCGTTCACTTTGGGGGTGGCGAGCGGCTCGCCCACGCATGATTCGGTCGTCTTGTGGACGCGTTTGCATACCTCCCAGTCGTCGCTGCCGGGTGTCAGTGACGGGCCGGGTCACGCTGCGGTGCCGGTGCGCTGGGAGCTGGCGCATGACGAGCAGTTCAGCCGCCTCGTGCAAAGCGGGCAGTCGCTGGCCAGTCGGGAGCTGGCGCATTCGGTTCACGTCGAGGTGGCCGGGCTCGACGCTGATCGCTGGTATTTCTACCGCTTCAAGGTGGGCGATTTTGTCAGCCCGGTGGGGCGTACGCGCACGGTGCCCCGGCCTGAGGCACAGGTGGCCCGGTTGCGGCTGGCCTATGCCTCGTGCCAGAAGTGGGAGGACGGCTATTTCACCGCCTGGCGCCACATGCGCGAAGAAAGCCTCGATCTGGTGCTGTTTCTGGGCGACTACATCTACGAATACCCGGCGCTCACCAGCCGGGTGCGTGTGCCCAGCGGCGGCTGGGTGTTGACGCTGGACGACTATCGCCAGCGCTATGCGCTGTACAAGGGCGAGGCCGACCTGCAGGCGATGCATGCGGCCTGTCCCTGGCTGCTGACCTGGGACGACCACGAGGTGCAAAACGATTACGCGGGGCTGCAAGCGGGTCACAGCAGCGCGGCTGACCCGTCCGCGGCGAGTCAATTTTTGGCCCGTCGTGCGGCGGCCTACCAGGCCTGGTACGAGCACATGCCGGTGCGCGCCTCAGCCCTCACGCAAGGGCTGGCCGGCCTGGCCACGGGCGCTGAGCTGCGCATCTACAGCCGCTTGTCCTACGGCCAGCTCGCCTCCTTGTACCTGCTCGATGGCAGGCAGTACAAAGACCCGCAGACTTGCACCCCGGGTGGTGGCGTGGGCTCCGGCATGGTGAACCCGGCTGATTGTCCGCCGTGGAACGATGCGGCTCGCTCGCTGCTGGGTCGGGCGCAGGAGCGCTGGCTGTATGACGAATTTTCAAAACCCCATGCGCATGAATCCGGCTGGAATGTGCTGGGCCAGCCCACGCTGTTTGGCCAGCGTGATCTGAAACCGGGCCCCGGCCAGACCCTCTGGAACGACGGCTGGGACGGCTACCCCGCAGCCCGCACGCGCTTGACCGATGCCCTGCGCCAGCACGCGGTGGCCAACCTGGTGATTCTGGGCGGTGATGTGCATGAAAACTGGGTCGGCCACGTGAAGGCCGATTACGCTGATCCGAACAGTGCCAGCGTCGGTGTCGAATTCTGCGGCACCAGCATCAGCTCGCGCTCCGGCGGCAACGCCAAGACGGCGCAGCGGCTGGCCGAGAACCCGCATTTTGTCTTTGCCGATGCGCTGCGCAAAGGCTACGGCGTGGTCGAGTTCACAAAGGCGCAGCTCACCACCACCCTGCGCGTGGTCGATGACGTGACGCGGCAAGACACAAAAATTGAAACCCTGGCCCGCTTCACAGTGCAGGCCGGGCGGCCGGTGGTGGAGCGGGCTTAA
- a CDS encoding NRDE family protein: MCLIAWNWQPASHTPLLLIANRDEYYARPTAPLHCWDDADILAGRDLQAGGTWLGISRSGRLAALTNHRNPAALRADAPSRGELVSAYLQTDASALDYLMELAGRAGDYNPFNLLVFDGTRLLGLESRHAKVTAMQPGLGAVSNADFLTPWPKLANIKGGLQTLQGQEPPSDAQLLALLQNPSVAADADLPDTGIPLEFERALSAAFIALPDYGTRACSIVRFEADHITFLEQSFDAHGATGTRQLTTAWRRVPSLRTENRPPPVS; encoded by the coding sequence ATGTGCCTGATCGCCTGGAACTGGCAACCCGCCAGCCACACCCCGCTGTTGCTCATCGCCAACCGCGACGAGTACTACGCGCGCCCCACTGCACCCCTGCACTGCTGGGATGACGCGGACATCCTGGCCGGGCGCGATTTGCAGGCGGGTGGCACCTGGCTGGGCATCAGCCGCTCGGGACGGTTGGCCGCATTGACCAATCACCGCAATCCAGCGGCCCTGCGCGCGGATGCACCCTCACGCGGCGAACTGGTCAGCGCTTACTTACAGACCGACGCCAGCGCGCTGGACTACCTGATGGAACTGGCCGGGCGCGCCGGCGACTACAACCCGTTTAACCTGCTGGTTTTTGACGGCACCCGCCTGCTGGGTCTGGAGAGCCGCCACGCCAAGGTGACTGCCATGCAGCCGGGGCTGGGCGCCGTGTCCAATGCGGATTTTTTGACACCCTGGCCCAAGCTGGCCAACATAAAAGGTGGTCTGCAAACCCTGCAAGGGCAAGAGCCGCCCAGCGATGCCCAGTTGCTGGCGCTGCTGCAAAACCCAAGCGTTGCCGCCGATGCCGACTTGCCAGACACAGGCATCCCGCTGGAATTCGAGCGCGCACTCTCGGCCGCATTCATCGCCCTGCCGGATTACGGCACCCGCGCCTGCAGCATCGTGCGATTTGAGGCAGATCACATCACGTTTCTGGAACAGAGCTTTGATGCCCATGGCGCCACAGGTACCCGCCAACTCACGACCGCATGGCGCCGCGTGCCCTCCTTGCGCACGGAGAACCGGCCACCACCAGTCTCATAA
- the polA gene encoding DNA polymerase I codes for MNDSFTDSPAKPKTLLLVDGSSYLYRAFHAMPDLRAVPGDPSSAPTGAIRGMINMLQSLRKEVPADYAACIFDDKGPTFRDALYPEYKAHRSPMPDDLRSQIEPIHEVVRLMGWKVLAVPGVEADDVIGTLAVTAARQGIEVIVSSGDKDLAQLVNSHITIIDTMNGRRRDVAGVEAEFGVPPQLMVDFQTLVGDVIDNVPGVPKVGPKTAAKWLQEYGSLDAVVANADQIKGVVGENLKKSLDWLPLGRQLLTIKTDCDLDGWMPDLPALDSIATGTMDTGALAIFYEKYGFKGLARTLGGGAASVASKASSGFGVGPKERSDAGSDPNSVRQLTREPGLFDEPEAASDPIPSSVTNLHYDTILTWEAFDRWLAKVQAADLVALDTETTSLDEMRAQIVGISFSVTPGEAAYIPLAHAYPDAPAQLPLADVLAKLKPWLQDASHKKLGQHVKYDRHVFANHGIEVQGYAHDTMLQSYVLEVTKPHGLASLAERHLGRSGISFEDLCGKGANQICFDQVDIAQAAQYSCEDSDMTLDVHRALWPLLQANDKLRFIYELEIASSEALYRIERNGVLIDGPTLAVQSHELGQRILQLEKEAHELAGQPFNLSSPKQIAEIFFTKLGLPVVKKTPTGSPSTDDEVLQKLAEDYPLPAKILEHRGLAKLKGTYTDKLAQLAHPRTGRVHTHYAQAIAVTGRLSSLEPNLQNIPVRTPEGRRVREAFVAPPGSVIASADYSQIELRIMAHISGDAALLLAFHDGIDVHRATASEIFGVDRAQVTSEQRRYAKVINFGLIYGMSAYGLAKALSIDNTAAKNYIERYFDRYPGVKNYMEHTRALAKRQGYVETVFGRRLYLPEINSPNGPRRSGAERAAINAPMQGTAADLIKLSMVKVQQVIDEEKRATKMIMQVHDELVFEVPESEIDWVRHEVPRLMAGVAHLKVPLLAEVGVGANWDKAH; via the coding sequence ATGAATGACTCCTTTACTGACTCCCCGGCCAAGCCCAAAACCTTGCTTTTGGTCGATGGTTCCAGCTACCTGTACCGGGCCTTTCACGCCATGCCGGACCTGCGCGCCGTACCGGGCGACCCGAGCAGCGCGCCCACGGGTGCCATCCGCGGCATGATCAACATGCTGCAAAGCCTGCGCAAAGAGGTGCCCGCTGACTATGCCGCCTGTATTTTTGACGACAAAGGCCCGACCTTTCGGGATGCGCTGTACCCCGAATACAAGGCACACCGCTCGCCCATGCCCGATGATTTGCGCTCCCAGATCGAGCCGATTCATGAAGTCGTTCGCCTGATGGGCTGGAAAGTGCTGGCTGTGCCCGGTGTCGAAGCCGATGACGTGATCGGCACGCTGGCGGTGACGGCGGCGCGCCAGGGTATCGAGGTGATCGTGAGCAGCGGTGACAAGGATCTGGCTCAGTTGGTCAACTCGCACATCACCATCATCGACACCATGAACGGCCGCCGCCGCGACGTGGCCGGGGTCGAGGCCGAATTTGGCGTGCCGCCGCAGCTGATGGTGGACTTTCAGACCCTGGTGGGCGACGTGATTGACAACGTGCCGGGCGTGCCCAAGGTCGGCCCCAAAACCGCGGCCAAGTGGTTGCAGGAATACGGTTCGCTCGACGCCGTGGTGGCCAACGCCGACCAGATCAAAGGCGTGGTGGGCGAGAACCTGAAGAAGTCGCTGGACTGGTTGCCCTTGGGTCGCCAACTGCTGACCATCAAGACCGACTGCGATCTGGATGGCTGGATGCCTGATTTGCCCGCTCTTGATTCAATAGCTACCGGTACAATGGATACGGGGGCTCTGGCTATTTTTTATGAAAAATACGGGTTCAAGGGGCTGGCCCGCACCTTGGGTGGCGGGGCGGCCAGCGTGGCAAGCAAGGCAAGCTCAGGATTTGGGGTCGGACCCAAGGAGCGAAGCGACGCTGGCTCAGACCCCAATTCCGTGCGCCAACTGACCCGTGAACCGGGCTTGTTCGACGAGCCAGAAGCCGCCAGCGACCCCATCCCCTCCAGTGTGACCAACCTGCACTACGACACCATCCTGACCTGGGAAGCGTTTGACCGCTGGCTGGCCAAAGTGCAAGCGGCAGACCTGGTGGCGCTGGACACCGAAACCACGTCGCTCGACGAGATGAGGGCCCAGATTGTCGGCATCAGTTTCAGTGTGACGCCGGGCGAGGCCGCCTACATTCCGCTGGCGCACGCCTACCCCGATGCCCCGGCGCAGTTGCCGCTGGCCGATGTGCTGGCCAAACTCAAGCCCTGGTTGCAAGACGCCAGCCACAAAAAGCTGGGCCAGCACGTCAAATACGACCGCCACGTGTTTGCCAACCACGGCATCGAGGTGCAAGGCTACGCGCACGACACGATGCTGCAAAGTTATGTGCTGGAGGTGACCAAACCCCACGGCCTGGCCAGCCTGGCCGAGCGGCACCTGGGACGCAGCGGCATCAGCTTTGAGGATTTATGCGGCAAGGGGGCCAATCAAATCTGTTTTGACCAGGTGGATATTGCCCAAGCCGCCCAGTATTCATGTGAAGACTCCGACATGACGCTGGACGTGCACCGGGCGCTGTGGCCGCTGCTGCAGGCGAATGACAAATTGCGCTTCATCTACGAGCTGGAAATCGCCAGCAGCGAAGCGCTCTACCGGATCGAGCGCAACGGCGTGCTGATCGACGGCCCCACGCTGGCGGTGCAGAGCCACGAGCTGGGCCAGCGCATTTTGCAGCTTGAAAAAGAAGCACACGAGCTGGCCGGGCAACCCTTTAACTTGAGCAGCCCGAAGCAGATTGCTGAAATTTTCTTCACCAAGCTCGGCCTGCCTGTCGTCAAGAAAACCCCCACCGGCTCACCCAGCACCGACGATGAAGTGCTGCAGAAATTGGCCGAAGACTACCCGCTACCGGCCAAAATTCTGGAGCACCGGGGCCTGGCCAAGCTCAAAGGCACCTACACCGACAAACTGGCGCAACTCGCGCACCCGCGCACCGGTCGCGTGCACACGCATTACGCGCAGGCGATTGCCGTGACCGGGCGCTTGAGCAGCCTTGAGCCCAATCTGCAAAACATTCCCGTGCGCACCCCCGAGGGGCGGCGTGTGCGTGAGGCGTTTGTGGCACCACCCGGCAGCGTCATTGCCAGCGCCGATTACAGCCAGATTGAGCTGCGCATCATGGCGCACATCAGTGGCGATGCGGCCCTGCTGCTGGCGTTTCATGACGGCATCGACGTGCACCGCGCCACCGCCTCTGAAATCTTTGGTGTGGACAGGGCCCAGGTCACCAGCGAGCAGCGCCGCTACGCGAAAGTCATCAACTTTGGCCTGATTTACGGCATGAGTGCCTACGGCCTGGCCAAAGCGTTGAGCATTGACAACACCGCCGCCAAAAACTACATCGAACGTTACTTTGACCGCTACCCCGGCGTGAAAAACTACATGGAACACACCCGGGCGCTCGCCAAGCGCCAAGGGTATGTTGAAACCGTGTTCGGCCGCCGCTTGTATCTGCCCGAGATCAACTCCCCCAACGGCCCGCGTCGCAGCGGCGCCGAGCGCGCCGCCATCAACGCGCCCATGCAGGGCACGGCGGCTGATTTGATCAAGCTCAGCATGGTGAAAGTGCAGCAAGTGATTGATGAAGAAAAACGGGCCACCAAGATGATCATGCAGGTACACGACGAGCTGGTGTTTGAAGTGCCCGAGTCGGAAATCGATTGGGTGCGCCATGAGGTGCCCAGGTTGATGGCGGGGGTGGCGCACCTGAAGGTGCCGCTGCTGGCCGAGGTGGGGGTGGGCGCGAATTGGGACAAGGCGCACTGA